A genome region from Nocardiopsis exhalans includes the following:
- a CDS encoding ABC transporter ATP-binding protein, giving the protein MLRVADVHKAFGTRRVLRGVSLRAAPGELVGVVGENGAGKTTLLRILSGELAPDSGRVRVEGRIGYCPQHPVTNPELTVDQHLRYFAVAYRLRRLDRARTLIDRLGFEQYGATRVRHLSGGTRQKLNLVLSLMHDPAVLLLDEPYQGFDWETYLRFWEISAELRAQGRAIVVISHLAHDVDRLDTLYQLRAGTFKQSVVGHGR; this is encoded by the coding sequence ATGCTGCGTGTGGCGGACGTGCACAAGGCCTTCGGGACGAGGCGTGTCCTGCGCGGGGTGAGCCTGCGGGCCGCGCCCGGAGAGCTGGTGGGGGTCGTCGGCGAGAACGGAGCGGGCAAGACCACCCTGCTGCGGATCCTGTCCGGTGAACTCGCGCCCGATTCCGGCCGGGTGCGGGTCGAGGGTCGGATCGGCTACTGTCCCCAGCACCCGGTGACCAACCCGGAGCTGACCGTGGACCAGCATCTGCGCTACTTCGCCGTCGCCTACCGGTTGCGCCGTCTGGACCGGGCTCGCACCCTCATCGACCGACTCGGGTTCGAGCAGTACGGTGCCACCCGGGTCCGGCACCTGAGCGGCGGAACACGGCAGAAGCTCAACCTGGTCCTGTCCCTCATGCACGACCCGGCCGTCCTCTTGCTGGATGAGCCCTACCAGGGCTTCGACTGGGAAACCTACCTGCGGTTCTGGGAGATCTCCGCGGAGCTGCGGGCCCAAGGACGCGCCATCGTGGTCATCTCCCACCTGGCCCACGACGTCGACCGTCTGGACACCCTGTACCAGTTGCGTGCGGGCACGTTCAAGCAGAGCGTCGTCGGGCACGGCCGGTGA
- the uppS gene encoding polyprenyl diphosphate synthase, which yields MSGYMRTGSPLIAERGADTYLARAFEVCRRIHAGADHLSPQVVDLLPAHKRPYAHALVALGLWADRLADEGEVSERGPALARFRADILTALADGPNTPVRLPPVQRAMVHTVRAWDMSVPVLEELLTTLEQDSRRPPDFPGFADLRGYMRGTSGTVGELLGTVLEPVREDAPELMSLLGEVLQYIDILHDLPEDLEQGRCYLPRQDLERFGLDADDLIGARGTNAYRELIALQVQRARGLLAQGQEVVDAVHPSSRPFLASMVAGLRTGLDECEHLPAGLPGAPPRTAVPARLSQTRETPVGALPAVPTLRQRQFPGPSPDSGDPPAAVPEHVAVIMDGNRRWAKALGLAPVEGHSAGEEAMYRLVDAAGDLGIKYVTTFAFSTENWSRSPEEVSSLFRMFARGVPGVVGRLHARGVRMRWCGRRDRVEAALRERLEWAEELTSGNSGVTFTSCLDYGGRQEMVDALKRTAAEALSGRLDPTRMTESDLAEYLYDPELPDVDLLIRTAGEQRTSNFLPWHTAYAEIVFEDALWPDFDRSHLVRAVNSYAGRRRSFGGTLSEVNV from the coding sequence ATGAGCGGGTACATGAGGACGGGCTCCCCGCTGATCGCGGAGCGGGGCGCCGACACCTACCTGGCGCGCGCCTTCGAGGTCTGCCGCAGGATCCACGCGGGTGCGGATCATCTCTCTCCGCAGGTCGTCGATTTGCTGCCCGCCCACAAGCGCCCCTACGCGCACGCGCTGGTCGCCTTAGGGCTATGGGCCGATCGGCTGGCCGACGAAGGGGAGGTCTCCGAGCGCGGGCCGGCCCTGGCCCGATTCCGCGCCGACATCCTGACCGCGCTGGCCGACGGACCCAACACACCCGTCCGCCTGCCGCCGGTCCAGCGCGCCATGGTCCACACGGTGCGGGCGTGGGACATGTCCGTGCCGGTGCTGGAGGAGCTTCTCACCACACTCGAACAGGACAGTCGCCGACCGCCCGACTTTCCCGGCTTCGCCGACCTACGGGGCTACATGCGCGGTACGAGCGGCACCGTCGGGGAGTTGCTCGGCACCGTGTTGGAGCCGGTCCGAGAGGACGCCCCGGAACTCATGTCGCTGCTGGGCGAAGTCCTCCAGTACATCGACATCCTCCACGACCTACCCGAGGATCTCGAACAGGGCCGTTGCTACCTGCCCCGCCAGGACCTGGAGCGATTCGGGCTGGACGCGGACGACCTGATCGGTGCGCGCGGCACGAACGCCTATCGGGAACTGATCGCACTACAGGTGCAGCGGGCACGCGGGCTGCTGGCCCAGGGGCAGGAGGTGGTCGATGCGGTGCACCCTTCCAGCCGTCCCTTCCTCGCATCCATGGTGGCCGGACTGCGAACGGGCCTGGACGAGTGCGAGCATCTTCCAGCGGGCCTACCGGGTGCTCCACCGCGAACAGCCGTTCCCGCCCGGTTGTCACAAACCCGAGAGACACCCGTCGGAGCCTTGCCAGCCGTCCCCACGCTGCGGCAACGGCAGTTCCCCGGCCCGTCCCCGGACTCCGGGGACCCTCCCGCCGCGGTCCCCGAGCACGTGGCCGTGATCATGGACGGTAACCGGCGGTGGGCCAAGGCACTCGGGCTGGCTCCGGTGGAGGGGCACTCGGCGGGAGAGGAGGCGATGTATCGTCTGGTGGACGCCGCCGGGGATCTGGGCATCAAGTACGTGACCACCTTCGCCTTCTCCACGGAAAACTGGTCGCGCTCTCCCGAAGAAGTGTCCTCACTGTTCAGGATGTTCGCCCGGGGCGTTCCGGGGGTGGTCGGGCGCCTGCACGCCCGGGGCGTTCGGATGCGCTGGTGCGGCCGCCGCGACAGGGTCGAGGCGGCGCTCCGCGAACGGCTGGAGTGGGCCGAGGAGCTGACGTCGGGTAACAGCGGGGTCACGTTCACGTCCTGCCTGGACTACGGAGGCCGCCAGGAGATGGTGGACGCGCTCAAACGCACGGCGGCCGAGGCGCTCTCGGGGCGGCTGGACCCGACGCGCATGACGGAGTCCGACCTCGCGGAGTACCTCTACGACCCCGAGCTACCCGACGTGGACCTCCTGATCAGAACCGCCGGCGAGCAGCGCACCAGCAACTTCCTGCCCTGGCACACCGCCTACGCCGAGATCGTCTTCGAGGACGCTCTCTGGCCCGACTTCGACCGCTCCCACCTGGTACGCGCCGTCAACTCCTACGCGGGACGGCGCAGGAGCTTCGGCGGCACCCTGAGCGAGGTGAACGTCTGA
- a CDS encoding ATP-binding protein: MYERSAYKPPSPNRPEPHRHLGRFPRHAVSVKEVRDWLRRRMNLRPASARIPAPITEDALLITSEITTNALLHSPSSGQRGAFVVSAFFYTHCMRVSIRGGSTTRTRTPHLRVLPATPDAEHGRGLHIVNALASTWGSEHTRNGSAVFFTLDWESPDPLPKPGSFAVLTSPSLGRG, from the coding sequence ATGTACGAGCGTAGTGCTTACAAGCCTCCCTCCCCGAACCGGCCCGAACCCCATCGCCACCTCGGCCGTTTCCCCCGGCACGCCGTCTCCGTCAAGGAGGTGCGCGACTGGCTGCGGCGGCGGATGAACCTCCGGCCCGCCTCAGCCCGGATACCCGCACCCATCACCGAGGACGCGCTGCTCATTACCAGCGAGATCACCACCAACGCCCTGCTGCACTCGCCCTCGTCGGGCCAGCGCGGGGCGTTCGTCGTCTCGGCGTTCTTCTACACCCACTGCATGCGCGTCTCCATCCGTGGTGGGAGCACCACCCGAACCCGCACACCTCACCTGCGCGTGCTCCCGGCCACGCCCGATGCCGAACACGGTCGGGGACTGCACATCGTCAACGCCCTCGCCAGCACCTGGGGCAGCGAGCACACCCGCAACGGTTCGGCGGTGTTCTTCACCCTCGACTGGGAGTCTCCGGACCCGCTTCCGAAACCCGGTTCCTTCGCTGTGCTCACCAGTCCGTCCCTGGGCCGGGGGTGA
- a CDS encoding DUF5753 domain-containing protein has product MRTRLSLSVRGKRLLRELKRLRDERRMSPEDVAGQLGWHKTKLYRIERGESRLILDDLDELLELYGVRSPERESLFKLGKDAWKRGWWLAYRDLYQGESFFVMENDAARIGIYSPSQLPGLFQTEDYARIVIRTMVPEATTEEVERQVTARMERQGILARKEPPQVFAVLDEIALRRGVQPETVQKDQLEQLVELAKRPNITIRIIPLDAGLYMGQWGQFTLFEFPDAEDTPVAYQEGLFGDVYVEDPGDLARYRVSAAHTSDAALNPTESQALIEKLAEESYG; this is encoded by the coding sequence ATGAGGACGCGGCTCAGCCTGTCAGTGCGAGGGAAGCGGCTGCTGCGCGAGCTCAAGCGTCTTCGCGACGAGCGACGGATGAGTCCGGAGGACGTCGCCGGGCAGCTGGGCTGGCACAAGACGAAGCTGTACCGCATCGAACGCGGCGAGAGCCGTCTGATCCTTGACGATCTCGATGAGCTGCTTGAGCTTTACGGGGTGCGCTCCCCAGAGCGCGAGTCCCTCTTCAAGCTGGGCAAGGACGCTTGGAAGCGCGGCTGGTGGTTGGCCTATCGGGATCTGTACCAGGGCGAGAGCTTCTTCGTCATGGAGAACGACGCGGCCAGAATCGGCATCTACTCACCCAGCCAGCTTCCAGGTCTGTTCCAAACAGAGGATTATGCGCGGATCGTCATCCGCACCATGGTCCCCGAGGCCACCACGGAGGAGGTCGAGCGTCAGGTGACCGCAAGGATGGAACGCCAGGGAATCCTTGCCCGGAAGGAACCACCACAGGTGTTCGCGGTACTGGACGAGATCGCTCTGCGACGAGGGGTTCAGCCGGAAACGGTACAGAAGGATCAGCTGGAACAACTCGTTGAACTGGCAAAACGTCCGAATATTACCATTCGGATCATCCCATTGGACGCTGGCCTATACATGGGCCAATGGGGACAGTTCACTCTCTTCGAGTTCCCTGACGCAGAAGACACCCCTGTCGCTTACCAGGAAGGTCTCTTCGGTGATGTGTACGTGGAGGACCCCGGTGACCTGGCCCGGTATAGGGTGAGTGCCGCGCATACCTCCGATGCAGCGCTGAACCCCACAGAGTCCCAGGCGCTGATCGAGAAGCTAGCTGAGGAGAGTTACGGGTGA
- a CDS encoding DUF397 domain-containing protein, translated as MSERWRKSSYSGGGKDCVEVTEASSRTLVRDSKQPGLGHLAFTSDGWNAFVSSVKAPHTELVPDSWTG; from the coding sequence GTGTCCGAACGTTGGCGGAAGAGCAGCTACAGCGGTGGCGGCAAAGACTGCGTAGAGGTTACTGAGGCTTCGTCCAGGACACTGGTGCGGGACTCCAAGCAGCCCGGGCTGGGGCACCTGGCCTTCACCTCCGACGGCTGGAACGCCTTCGTCTCCTCGGTGAAGGCCCCGCACACTGAACTGGTCCCCGATAGTTGGACCGGCTAA
- a CDS encoding IS3 family transposase: MRVHAVVALKAEHRLDVLLKVAGLARSTFFYHQARLEHPDAQAALKAQIRRLFDHNKGRYGHRRIHDQLLKKGWRVAKKTVLKLMNQLGLVCRVRRKKPYSSYRGQAGQVAPNLLERDFTAQGPNQKWVTDVSEFAVAGHKVYLSPVMDLFDRQIISYTAGLSPNLELTNTSLREALKTLAPGQSPLVHSDQGFQYQHVSWRRLLAGVEGIQSMSRKGNCLDNAVIESFFGHLKEEFFTHAEFETVEEFTAGLEEYIAWFNHERVHSYLEGLSPVQYRAQALAA, from the coding sequence GTGAGGGTTCACGCTGTGGTCGCCCTCAAGGCCGAACACCGATTGGACGTGCTGTTGAAGGTCGCTGGGCTGGCCCGCTCGACGTTCTTCTACCACCAGGCCCGGCTGGAGCACCCTGATGCCCAGGCAGCGCTCAAGGCCCAGATCAGGCGGCTCTTCGATCACAACAAGGGCCGCTACGGGCACCGCCGGATCCATGACCAGCTCCTCAAGAAGGGGTGGCGGGTGGCGAAGAAGACCGTGCTCAAGCTCATGAACCAGCTGGGCCTGGTCTGCCGGGTGCGCCGTAAGAAGCCCTACAGCTCCTACCGGGGCCAGGCGGGCCAGGTGGCGCCGAACCTGCTGGAGCGTGACTTCACCGCGCAGGGGCCGAACCAGAAATGGGTGACCGACGTGAGCGAGTTCGCCGTCGCGGGCCACAAGGTCTACCTGTCACCGGTCATGGACCTGTTCGACCGGCAGATCATCTCCTACACGGCGGGTCTGTCACCGAACCTGGAGTTGACCAACACCTCCTTGCGAGAAGCGTTGAAGACCCTGGCCCCTGGTCAGAGCCCGCTGGTCCACTCCGACCAGGGGTTTCAGTACCAGCATGTGTCCTGGCGGCGTCTGCTCGCCGGGGTCGAGGGCATCCAGTCGATGTCACGCAAGGGCAACTGCCTGGACAACGCGGTGATCGAGAGCTTCTTCGGCCACCTGAAGGAGGAATTCTTCACCCATGCCGAGTTCGAGACCGTCGAGGAGTTCACCGCGGGGTTGGAGGAGTACATCGCCTGGTTCAACCACGAACGCGTCCACAGCTACCTTGAGGGCCTGAGCCCGGTGCAGTACCGAGCTCAGGCCCTGGCGGCCTAA
- a CDS encoding helix-turn-helix domain-containing protein, which produces MTKQAKKSYSFEFKVEAVRRLLAGEPKTELAKELELSSPKLLESWVRTYRTQGSEGLRPKQRGRPPKSAPPEPASELERLRRENELLRAQNAYLGKVRALREHPPE; this is translated from the coding sequence GTGACCAAACAGGCGAAGAAGTCCTACTCCTTCGAGTTCAAGGTCGAGGCGGTGCGCCGCCTCCTGGCTGGCGAGCCCAAGACCGAGCTGGCCAAGGAACTGGAACTGTCCTCACCCAAGCTGCTGGAATCGTGGGTGCGCACCTATCGCACCCAGGGCTCGGAGGGGCTACGCCCCAAGCAGCGAGGACGCCCGCCCAAGAGCGCACCACCAGAGCCAGCCTCAGAGCTGGAACGACTACGCCGTGAGAACGAGCTCCTGCGCGCCCAGAACGCCTACCTGGGAAAAGTGCGGGCCTTGAGGGAACATCCACCAGAGTGA
- a CDS encoding GNAT family N-acetyltransferase — translation MHEEIRLRFPVDAEELSRLHTDAFAHEFALVPWSERLERHSRSWAGAFVLGRLVGFVHAVWDGGVHAFVLDTAVASDMRHRGVGGRVVAALLEDLRGLGIEWVHVDYEPHLEGFYRKACGFGPTRAGLLRLA, via the coding sequence ATGCATGAGGAGATCCGACTGCGGTTCCCCGTTGACGCCGAGGAGCTGTCCCGCCTGCACACCGATGCCTTCGCCCACGAGTTCGCGCTGGTCCCCTGGTCCGAGCGGCTGGAGCGCCACAGTCGCTCCTGGGCGGGGGCCTTCGTGCTGGGACGGCTCGTCGGCTTCGTGCACGCGGTCTGGGACGGGGGCGTGCACGCGTTCGTCCTGGACACCGCGGTGGCTTCGGACATGAGGCACCGGGGCGTGGGCGGGCGGGTGGTCGCCGCGCTGCTGGAGGACCTGCGGGGGCTGGGCATCGAGTGGGTGCACGTCGACTACGAGCCCCACCTCGAAGGGTTCTACCGGAAGGCCTGCGGCTTCGGCCCGACACGGGCGGGCCTGCTCAGGCTTGCCTGA
- the entS gene encoding enterobactin transporter EntS translates to MVDVSPLRLSREFRIVFVARLVSIFGLGFAAVALPMQVYQLTGSSLLVATVHTTSAVSVLAGTLVGGMLADRGDRRRLIVIGRASAILGFGALAVNTLVPDQPWLWVIYAVAAFNGFFGSFSAVALQAAAPGFVPRDKLPAAGALLALNGELGSVLAPALGGVIIAAAGMGGNYVITTVLSLFTTVLVWRLPRLEAPEEARAQSVLAAMREGAGFAFRHRVVGPLLLLGLAQMLFAAPQVLINEFTDKVLGGGPTMVGLLYTAPAVGALIGSLTSGWAGRARRTGSLLLVAVALCGLTVFGFGASTWAPLAFLFLVFLGFGQVVEEILRYALLQSHTPDRLRGRVNSVWTAQATIGDSAGALTLGGLAPLIGAAGALMAGGALTVVSVGALAVAFAGLRTAQVLRELAVSPGRPDAEGSR, encoded by the coding sequence ATGGTCGACGTCAGCCCCCTGCGCCTGAGCCGTGAGTTCCGCATCGTCTTCGTCGCCCGGCTCGTCTCCATCTTCGGGCTGGGCTTCGCGGCTGTGGCCCTGCCGATGCAGGTCTACCAGCTCACTGGGTCCTCACTGCTGGTGGCCACCGTGCACACCACCTCCGCGGTCAGCGTGCTGGCCGGAACGCTGGTCGGTGGGATGCTCGCCGACCGGGGCGACCGGCGGCGCCTGATCGTCATCGGACGGGCCTCCGCCATCCTCGGCTTCGGTGCCCTGGCCGTCAACACCCTCGTCCCCGACCAGCCCTGGCTGTGGGTGATCTACGCCGTCGCCGCCTTCAACGGCTTCTTCGGCTCCTTCAGCGCCGTGGCGCTTCAGGCGGCCGCACCCGGTTTCGTGCCGCGTGACAAACTCCCCGCCGCCGGGGCGCTGCTCGCCCTCAACGGCGAACTCGGCTCCGTACTGGCACCCGCCCTGGGCGGTGTCATCATCGCGGCGGCCGGGATGGGCGGCAACTACGTCATCACCACGGTCCTGTCCCTCTTCACGACCGTCCTCGTCTGGCGGCTGCCCCGGCTCGAAGCCCCCGAGGAGGCCCGCGCCCAGTCCGTTCTGGCGGCGATGCGCGAGGGGGCGGGGTTCGCCTTCCGGCACCGGGTCGTCGGGCCCCTGCTGCTGCTGGGCCTGGCACAGATGCTGTTCGCCGCACCCCAGGTGCTCATCAACGAGTTCACCGACAAGGTGCTGGGCGGCGGACCGACCATGGTCGGCCTGCTGTACACCGCCCCCGCGGTCGGCGCGCTGATCGGCTCGCTCACCAGCGGCTGGGCCGGCCGCGCCCGCCGCACCGGCTCCCTCCTGCTGGTCGCGGTCGCCCTGTGCGGCCTGACGGTGTTCGGTTTCGGAGCCAGCACCTGGGCGCCGCTGGCCTTCCTGTTCCTGGTCTTCCTCGGCTTCGGCCAGGTGGTGGAGGAGATCCTGCGGTACGCCCTGCTGCAGTCGCACACCCCCGACCGGCTGCGCGGACGGGTCAACTCGGTGTGGACCGCCCAGGCCACCATCGGAGATTCGGCCGGTGCGCTCACCCTCGGTGGGCTGGCGCCGCTCATCGGTGCGGCGGGCGCGCTGATGGCGGGAGGCGCGCTCACCGTCGTCAGCGTCGGCGCCCTCGCGGTGGCCTTCGCCGGACTGCGCACCGCCCAGGTCCTGCGGGAACTGGCCGTTTCACCGGGCCGACCCGATGCCGAGGGGAGCCGGTGA
- a CDS encoding siderophore-interacting protein: MTHERIIEMYPLKRRVLEVAEVERITPRMIRVHLEGPDFEGLQSDHFADHVKLWFPNETGEHVLPIVEDDRCLNFRADGVVFRDYTVRALDAEAQRLSIDFVAHDHGPAGRWAINAEPGHKLGVLGPRGTAWITGEFDYHVLLVDETALPAAARYIEELPADAKVIAFFEVADAEEEQRLRAPADSRITWLHRGGAEPGSTDLLLEAFRALELPEGEGFVYAAGEADTLKPIRRLLKERGFVRNETCEVDGYWRRGTSNLDHHEDDD; encoded by the coding sequence GTGACCCACGAACGCATCATCGAGATGTATCCGCTCAAGCGACGTGTGCTGGAGGTCGCCGAGGTCGAGCGGATCACCCCGAGGATGATCCGCGTCCACCTGGAGGGACCCGACTTCGAAGGGCTCCAGAGCGACCACTTCGCCGACCACGTCAAGCTCTGGTTCCCGAATGAGACCGGCGAGCACGTGCTCCCCATCGTCGAGGACGACCGCTGCCTCAACTTCCGCGCCGACGGGGTGGTCTTCCGCGACTACACCGTGCGCGCCCTCGACGCCGAGGCCCAGCGCCTCAGCATCGACTTCGTCGCCCACGACCACGGCCCCGCCGGGCGCTGGGCGATCAACGCCGAACCCGGCCACAAACTCGGCGTGCTCGGCCCCCGCGGCACCGCCTGGATCACCGGCGAGTTCGACTACCACGTGCTCCTGGTCGACGAGACCGCGCTGCCCGCCGCCGCCCGCTACATCGAGGAACTGCCCGCCGACGCCAAGGTGATCGCGTTCTTCGAGGTCGCCGACGCCGAGGAGGAGCAGCGGCTCCGCGCCCCCGCCGACTCTCGCATCACCTGGCTGCACCGGGGCGGGGCGGAGCCCGGCAGCACCGACCTGCTCCTGGAGGCCTTCCGCGCGCTCGAACTGCCCGAGGGCGAGGGCTTCGTCTACGCGGCGGGGGAGGCCGACACCCTCAAGCCCATCCGCCGCCTGCTCAAGGAACGCGGTTTCGTGCGCAACGAGACCTGCGAGGTCGACGGCTACTGGCGCCGTGGCACGAGCAACCTCGACCACCACGAGGACGACGACTAG
- a CDS encoding MbtH family protein, which produces MTNPFDDIEGSFLVLVNDEDQHSLWPGFAQVPQGWTPVHGPVSRDEALDYVNTHWTDLRPRSLREALA; this is translated from the coding sequence ATGACCAACCCCTTCGACGACATCGAAGGCAGCTTCCTCGTCCTGGTCAACGACGAGGACCAGCACTCGCTCTGGCCCGGGTTCGCCCAGGTCCCCCAGGGGTGGACCCCCGTCCACGGCCCCGTCTCCCGTGACGAGGCACTGGACTACGTCAACACGCACTGGACCGACCTGCGCCCGCGCAGCCTGCGCGAGGCGCTCGCCTGA
- a CDS encoding ABC transporter substrate-binding protein has product MTQLTTHLRGGALTASGLALLLALTACGDDSSANEAGAAEETTTVETDYGPVEVPVDPERIVALEFGNEVVVEAGITPVGVIDPNPSLYTPEQLSVLEEATVVQEMSLELNIEAIASTDPDLIIGGVREISHGDYEKHFEDLSQIAPTVLFDFDGAGPELRDMSIQLAEAIGNAEGAEAERDRYQERVAELSETYSDQLQDNTFAVVFGVDSEFSVVNTNAWGAYILDELGARSTAVVEEADGDFATQQSYENIDKLEEADVIFYETDVSYEPDPFTAELLDQGLWQSLPAVENDQVHPLRYSFSRTWVQANDVLDQVEEVLQDL; this is encoded by the coding sequence GTGACCCAGCTGACGACCCACCTCCGGGGCGGCGCCCTCACCGCCAGCGGCCTCGCCCTGCTCCTCGCCCTCACCGCATGCGGCGATGACTCCTCCGCCAACGAGGCTGGAGCGGCCGAGGAGACCACCACGGTCGAGACCGACTACGGCCCCGTCGAGGTCCCGGTCGACCCCGAGCGCATCGTCGCCCTGGAGTTCGGCAACGAGGTCGTCGTCGAAGCCGGAATCACGCCTGTTGGCGTCATCGACCCGAACCCCAGCCTCTACACCCCCGAGCAGCTGAGCGTCCTCGAGGAGGCCACGGTCGTCCAGGAGATGAGCCTGGAGCTCAACATCGAGGCCATCGCCTCCACCGACCCCGACCTCATCATCGGCGGGGTGCGCGAGATCAGCCACGGCGACTACGAGAAGCACTTCGAGGACCTCTCGCAGATCGCCCCCACGGTCCTGTTCGACTTCGACGGCGCCGGTCCCGAACTGCGTGACATGAGCATCCAGCTCGCGGAGGCCATCGGCAACGCCGAGGGCGCCGAGGCCGAGAGGGACCGCTACCAGGAGCGCGTCGCCGAACTCAGCGAGACCTACTCCGACCAGCTCCAGGACAACACCTTCGCCGTGGTGTTCGGGGTCGACAGCGAGTTCTCCGTCGTCAACACCAACGCCTGGGGCGCCTACATCCTCGACGAGCTCGGTGCCCGGTCCACCGCGGTCGTGGAGGAGGCCGACGGCGACTTCGCCACCCAGCAGTCCTACGAGAACATCGACAAGCTCGAGGAGGCCGACGTCATCTTCTACGAGACCGACGTGTCCTACGAGCCGGACCCCTTCACCGCCGAGCTCCTCGACCAGGGCCTCTGGCAGAGCCTGCCCGCGGTCGAGAACGACCAGGTCCACCCGCTGCGCTACAGCTTCTCCCGCACCTGGGTCCAGGCCAACGACGTCCTCGACCAGGTCGAAGAGGTCCTCCAGGACCTGTGA
- a CDS encoding class I SAM-dependent methyltransferase — protein sequence MRTPEHDDAHHGFDEDGEAAARPPLPPWAGPDPDLSFLAPARELVDWRLALAYEAAAETGTLDVLPGTPSELAARCGLHEGALRAVLRELAVWGIVTEDTAGRYREGPQAPAAPDDAVLLRHAATIRRWAALIRPRLEERTYLPEGLTGRPLAPKPTVPNLLAVNARRLTRTVVDVCLERFPDAESVLDLGGGHGEHALEFARRGLKATVQDLPALIALAEGDERLRDAGVELFAGDLHASLPEGPYDLVFCSTVTNMFDGPANESLYRRLRSVIAPGGGLAIVSYMGDRDQVTAAFGLQMLAWTDSGDAHGVADYEQWLERAGYDRVSVRHLERPPQSVVLARR from the coding sequence GTGAGGACGCCTGAGCACGACGACGCCCACCATGGATTCGACGAAGACGGCGAGGCCGCCGCACGTCCTCCTCTGCCCCCGTGGGCGGGGCCGGATCCCGACCTGTCCTTTCTCGCCCCGGCCCGGGAACTCGTCGACTGGCGCCTGGCCCTGGCCTACGAGGCCGCGGCGGAGACGGGCACGCTGGACGTCCTGCCCGGGACCCCCTCGGAGCTGGCCGCCCGGTGCGGGCTGCACGAGGGCGCCCTGCGCGCCGTGCTCAGGGAATTGGCGGTCTGGGGGATCGTGACCGAGGACACCGCCGGACGCTACCGCGAAGGGCCGCAGGCGCCCGCCGCACCGGACGACGCCGTGCTCCTGCGCCACGCGGCGACGATCCGCCGCTGGGCCGCCCTGATCCGCCCCAGGCTCGAGGAGCGCACGTATCTGCCCGAGGGCCTGACCGGTCGACCACTCGCCCCCAAGCCCACCGTGCCCAACCTGCTGGCCGTCAACGCCCGCCGTCTCACCCGGACCGTCGTCGACGTCTGCCTGGAGCGGTTCCCCGACGCCGAAAGCGTCCTCGACCTCGGCGGTGGACACGGCGAGCACGCACTGGAGTTCGCCCGGCGCGGATTGAAGGCGACCGTGCAGGACCTTCCCGCGCTGATCGCCCTGGCGGAAGGGGACGAACGCCTACGGGACGCCGGTGTCGAACTGTTCGCGGGCGACCTGCACGCAAGCCTCCCTGAGGGGCCCTACGACCTGGTGTTCTGCTCCACCGTGACCAACATGTTCGACGGCCCCGCCAACGAGTCCCTGTACCGCCGGCTCCGGTCGGTCATCGCTCCCGGGGGAGGTCTCGCCATCGTCAGCTACATGGGGGACCGTGACCAGGTCACCGCGGCGTTCGGGCTGCAGATGCTGGCCTGGACCGACAGCGGGGACGCCCACGGTGTCGCGGACTACGAACAGTGGTTGGAGCGGGCCGGGTACGACCGCGTCTCGGTGCGCCACCTGGAGCGTCCCCCGCAGTCGGTCGTCCTCGCCCGGCGCTGA
- a CDS encoding MbtH family protein translates to MAAPFDDIEGSFLVLVNDEDQHSLWPGFARVPAGWTPVHGPVSRDGALDFVNTHWSDLRPRSLREATV, encoded by the coding sequence ATGGCCGCTCCCTTCGACGACATCGAAGGCAGCTTCCTCGTCCTGGTCAACGACGAGGACCAGCACTCGCTGTGGCCCGGGTTCGCCCGGGTCCCCGCCGGCTGGACCCCCGTCCACGGCCCCGTCTCCCGGGACGGGGCGCTGGACTTCGTCAACACGCACTGGAGCGACCTGCGCCCCCGCAGTCTGCGCGAGGCCACGGTCTGA